One window of Sinorhizobium fredii NGR234 genomic DNA carries:
- a CDS encoding DUF1775 domain-containing protein, translating into MIKTRLTFITAGLTLAAAGMAHAHASFELDSTPNEETFKAILQVPHGCDGKATTEVQVKLPEGFVFAKPQPKPGWELEIIKGDYQKTYDNHGTKVSSGPVEIRWKGGNLPDDYYDTFVIRGKVSGFDEETVLAFPTTQLCGTEAKIVWDEVPAAGENAHALEHPAPTVTVTPASDEQAHGGHGTHQAAAGPVEVGDLEISGGSVKAMLPGAKVGGGGFVVKNTGSADDRLLAVESPAAGRVELHEMTMENDVMKMRKLEDGIVIPAGETVELKSGGLHLMFIEVPKSFAEGDAVPVTLTFKKAGKVDYVLPVGSAGGEAAGHKHK; encoded by the coding sequence ATGATCAAGACCAGACTTACTTTCATTACGGCCGGCCTGACGCTCGCAGCAGCCGGCATGGCCCACGCACATGCAAGCTTCGAGCTTGACAGCACGCCGAACGAAGAGACCTTCAAGGCAATCCTGCAGGTGCCGCATGGTTGCGACGGCAAGGCGACGACCGAGGTGCAGGTGAAGTTGCCGGAAGGCTTCGTTTTCGCAAAGCCACAACCGAAACCCGGCTGGGAGCTGGAAATCATCAAGGGCGACTACCAGAAGACCTATGACAACCACGGAACCAAGGTTTCCTCCGGTCCGGTCGAGATCCGCTGGAAGGGCGGCAATCTGCCGGACGACTATTACGACACCTTCGTCATCCGCGGCAAAGTCTCGGGCTTCGACGAGGAAACGGTGCTTGCCTTCCCGACCACGCAGCTTTGCGGCACTGAGGCAAAGATCGTCTGGGATGAGGTGCCGGCCGCCGGCGAGAATGCCCACGCGCTCGAACATCCGGCACCGACCGTAACGGTGACGCCGGCAAGCGACGAACAGGCCCATGGCGGGCATGGCACTCATCAGGCCGCGGCCGGTCCGGTCGAAGTCGGTGATCTCGAAATCTCGGGCGGTTCGGTCAAGGCGATGCTGCCGGGCGCAAAGGTCGGCGGCGGCGGCTTTGTCGTCAAGAATACCGGCAGCGCCGACGACCGGCTGCTCGCCGTGGAAAGCCCGGCGGCCGGCCGCGTCGAACTGCATGAAATGACGATGGAGAACGACGTCATGAAAATGCGCAAGCTCGAGGACGGCATCGTTATCCCGGCGGGCGAGACGGTGGAATTGAAGAGCGGCGGCTTGCACCTGATGTTCATTGAGGTGCCGAAGTCCTTCGCCGAGGGCGACGCCGTGCCCGTCACACTCACCTTCAAGAAGGCTGGGAAGGTCGACTATGTCCTGCCGGTCGGGTCTGCCGGCGGTGAAGCGGCCGGCCACAAGCACAAGTAA